From one Mytilus trossulus isolate FHL-02 chromosome 10, PNRI_Mtr1.1.1.hap1, whole genome shotgun sequence genomic stretch:
- the LOC134688301 gene encoding toll-interacting protein-like isoform X4 — translation MASTNDTTSATRRNQVMVGELPEDFLRVPVEVAQAQVMADERVARLVQAQQQGGFVAIPANTVGRLTITVAQAKLNKNYGLTKMDPYVRMRIGHSVFETPTDYNGAKTPRWNRNVNVYLPHGVDSMYLEIFDERQLTMDERIAWAYITIPQSTFNGDTADDWFPLSGKQGDEKEGMINLVMTMTKVEQPPVVYPQQSVQVIPSSYPPQLGPGYAPQLVYQQMPCQPQQLQQQQPQRPLFTDEDLTQIKELFPNMEEEVIKSVLEANRGNKETTINALLQMNSD, via the exons ATGGCCTCAACAAATGATACCACCTCTGCAACTCGAAGAAATCAG GTTATGGTTGGAGAATTACCAGAAGATTTTCTGAGAGTACCTGTAGAGGTAGCACAAGCTCAAGTAATGGCAGACGAAAGAGTTGCAAGGCTTGTACAAGCACAGCAGCAAGGGGGATTCGTTGCTATCCCAGCAAATACTGTTGGTAGACTTACTATAACTGTTGCACag GCCAAGTTGAATAAGAACTATGGACTAACAAAAATGGATCCGTATGTTAGAATGAGAATTGGTCACTCTGTGTTTGAGACGCCTACAGATTATAATGGTGCCAAAACTCCTAGATGGAATAGAAATGTTAATGT ataTTTACCTCATGGCGTAGACTCCATGTATTTAGAGATTTTTGATGAG AGACAGTTAACAATGGATGAGAGAATAGCCTGGGCCTATATCACTATTCCACAGTCAACATTCAATGGGGATACAGCTGATGACTGGTTCCCTCTTAGTGGTAAACAAGGAGATGAGAAGGAAGGCATGATCAATTTAGTTATGACTATGACA AAAGTAGAACAGCCACCAGTAGTTTATCCACAACAATCTGTACAAGTCATCCCATCCAGTTATCCTCCACAGTTAG GTCCTGGCTATGCTCCACAATTAG TATACCAACAAATGCCCTGTCAGCCACAGCAATTACAACAACAACAGCCACAAAGACCACTTTTTACAGATGAAGACTtaacacaaataaaagaattatttcCAAATATGGAAGAAGAAGTTATCAAATCAGTGTTGGAAGCCAACAGAGGAAATAAAGAAACTACAATCAACGCATTACTTCAGATGAACAGTGATTAA
- the LOC134688302 gene encoding rab-like protein 3 isoform X2, translating into MAGFQAYDKIKIIVVGDSGVGKTSLVHLMCHNEPNSNPGYTIGCSVEVKLHDYKAGTPSEKTYFTELWDIGGSSSHQNSRSIFYNNVNGIILVHDLTNRKSHQNLRKWLGEVLNKNDAKDFNNGYDFDPEQFAGNQIPILVVGTKADLAQTLREKVISRSSSIAEECGADEMNLDCNDCKCLSPGSTNAVKMSRFFDKVTERRFYSHQMSHNQGHLAPTERRRGHMKMSHND; encoded by the exons ATGGCAGGGTTTCAAGCTTATGATAAAATAAAGATCATAGTCGTTGGCGATTCTG GTGTTGGAAAGACTTCACTGGTACATTTAATGTGTCACAATGAACCAAATTCTAATCCAGGTTATACTATTGGTTGTTCAGTAGAGGTCAAG ctTCACGACTATAAAGCAGGAACTCCATCAGAGAAAACATACTTCACAGAATTGTGGGATATAGGTGGATCCTCCAGTCATCAGAACAGtagatcaatattttacaataatgtCAATG GTATAATTCTAGTCCATGACTTGACCAACAGAAAATCTCATCAAAACCTTAGAAAATGGCTGGGTGAGGTTCTCAATAAAAATGATGCAAAAGATTTTAACAATGG GTACGATTTTGACCCAGAACAGTTTGCTGGTAACCAGATCCCTATACTGGTAGTAGGAACTAAGGCTGACCTTGCCCAGACCTTGAGAGAAAAGGTCATATCAAGGTCATCTTCCATAGCAGAAGAATGTGGTGCTGATGAAATGAACTTG gATTGCAATGACTGTAAATGTCTATCCCCAGGGTCAACAAATGCTGTCAAAATGTCCAGATTTTTTGACAAG gtCACTGAAAGGAGATTCTACAGTCATCAAATGTCACATAATCAG GGACACCTTGCACCTACAGAGAGAAGGCGGGGACATATGAAGATGTCTCATAATGATTGA
- the LOC134688301 gene encoding toll-interacting protein-like isoform X3: protein MASTNDTTSATRRNQVMVGELPEDFLRVPVEVAQAQVMADERVARLVQAQQQGGFVAIPANTVGRLTITVAQAKLNKNYGLTKMDPYVRMRIGHSVFETPTDYNGAKTPRWNRNVNVYLPHGVDSMYLEIFDERQLTMDERIAWAYITIPQSTFNGDTADDWFPLSGKQGDEKEGMINLVMTMTKVEQPPVVYPQQSVQVIPSSYPPQLGPGYAPQLVYQQMPCQPQQLQQQQPQRPLFTDEDLTQIKELFPNMEEEVIKSVLEANRGNKETTINALLQMNSD, encoded by the exons ATGGCCTCAACAAATGATACCACCTCTGCAACTCGAAGAAATCAG GTTATGGTTGGAGAATTACCAGAAGATTTTCTGAGAGTACCTGTAGAGGTAGCACAAGCTCAAGTAATGGCAGACGAAAGAGTTGCAAGGCTTGTACAAGCACAGCAGCAAGGGGGATTCGTTGCTATCCCAGCAAATACTGTTGGTAGACTTACTATAACTGTTGCACag GCCAAGTTGAATAAGAACTATGGACTAACAAAAATGGATCCGTATGTTAGAATGAGAATTGGTCACTCTGTGTTTGAGACGCCTACAGATTATAATGGTGCCAAAACTCCTAGATGGAATAGAAATGTTAATGT ataTTTACCTCATGGCGTAGACTCCATGTATTTAGAGATTTTTGATGAG AGACAGTTAACAATGGATGAGAGAATAGCCTGGGCCTATATCACTATTCCACAGTCAACATTCAATGGGGATACAGCTGATGACTGGTTCCCTCTTAGTGGTAAACAAGGAGATGAGAAGGAAGGCATGATCAATTTAGTTATGACTATGACA AAAGTAGAACAGCCACCAGTAGTTTATCCACAACAATCTGTACAAGTCATCCCATCCAGTTATCCTCCACAGTTAG GTCCGGGCTACGCTCCACAATTAG TATACCAACAAATGCCCTGTCAGCCACAGCAATTACAACAACAACAGCCACAAAGACCACTTTTTACAGATGAAGACTtaacacaaataaaagaattatttcCAAATATGGAAGAAGAAGTTATCAAATCAGTGTTGGAAGCCAACAGAGGAAATAAAGAAACTACAATCAACGCATTACTTCAGATGAACAGTGATTAA
- the LOC134688302 gene encoding rab-like protein 3 isoform X1: MAGFQAYDKIKIIVVGDSGVGKTSLVHLMCHNEPNSNPGYTIGCSVEVKLHDYKAGTPSEKTYFTELWDIGGSSSHQNSRSIFYNNVNGIILVHDLTNRKSHQNLRKWLGEVLNKNDAKDFNNGYDFDPEQFAGNQIPILVVGTKADLAQTLREKVISRSSSIAEECGADEMNLDCNDCKCLSPGSTNAVKMSRFFDKVTERRFYSHQMSHNQFGNVIKRTPCTYREKAGTYEDVS, from the exons ATGGCAGGGTTTCAAGCTTATGATAAAATAAAGATCATAGTCGTTGGCGATTCTG GTGTTGGAAAGACTTCACTGGTACATTTAATGTGTCACAATGAACCAAATTCTAATCCAGGTTATACTATTGGTTGTTCAGTAGAGGTCAAG ctTCACGACTATAAAGCAGGAACTCCATCAGAGAAAACATACTTCACAGAATTGTGGGATATAGGTGGATCCTCCAGTCATCAGAACAGtagatcaatattttacaataatgtCAATG GTATAATTCTAGTCCATGACTTGACCAACAGAAAATCTCATCAAAACCTTAGAAAATGGCTGGGTGAGGTTCTCAATAAAAATGATGCAAAAGATTTTAACAATGG GTACGATTTTGACCCAGAACAGTTTGCTGGTAACCAGATCCCTATACTGGTAGTAGGAACTAAGGCTGACCTTGCCCAGACCTTGAGAGAAAAGGTCATATCAAGGTCATCTTCCATAGCAGAAGAATGTGGTGCTGATGAAATGAACTTG gATTGCAATGACTGTAAATGTCTATCCCCAGGGTCAACAAATGCTGTCAAAATGTCCAGATTTTTTGACAAG gtCACTGAAAGGAGATTCTACAGTCATCAAATGTCACATAATCAG TTTGGCAATGTTATTAAAA GGACACCTTGCACCTACAGAGAGAAGGCGGGGACATATGAAGATGTCTCATAA
- the LOC134688301 gene encoding toll-interacting protein-like isoform X2 translates to MASTNDTTSATRRNQVMVGELPEDFLRVPVEVAQAQVMADERVARLVQAQQQGGFVAIPANTVGRLTITVAQAKLNKNYGLTKMDPYVRMRIGHSVFETPTDYNGAKTPRWNRNVNVYLPHGVDSMYLEIFDERQLTMDERIAWAYITIPQSTFNGDTADDWFPLSGKQGDEKEGMINLVMTMTKVEQPPVVYPQQSVQVIPSSYPPQLGPGYAPQLVYQQMPCQPQQLQQQQPQRPLFTDEDLTQIKELFPNMEEEVIKSVLEANRGNKETTINALLQMNSD, encoded by the exons ATGGCCTCAACAAATGATACCACCTCTGCAACTCGAAGAAATCAG GTTATGGTTGGAGAATTACCAGAAGATTTTCTGAGAGTACCTGTAGAGGTAGCACAAGCTCAAGTAATGGCAGACGAAAGAGTTGCAAGGCTTGTACAAGCACAGCAGCAAGGGGGATTCGTTGCTATCCCAGCAAATACTGTTGGTAGACTTACTATAACTGTTGCACag GCCAAGTTGAATAAGAACTATGGACTAACAAAAATGGATCCGTATGTTAGAATGAGAATTGGTCACTCTGTGTTTGAGACGCCTACAGATTATAATGGTGCCAAAACTCCTAGATGGAATAGAAATGTTAATGT ataTTTACCTCATGGCGTAGACTCCATGTATTTAGAGATTTTTGATGAG AGACAGTTAACAATGGATGAGAGAATAGCCTGGGCCTATATCACTATTCCACAGTCAACATTCAATGGGGATACAGCTGATGACTGGTTCCCTCTTAGTGGTAAACAAGGAGATGAGAAGGAAGGCATGATCAATTTAGTTATGACTATGACA AAAGTAGAACAGCCACCAGTAGTTTATCCACAACAATCTGTACAAGTCATCCCATCCAGTTATCCTCCACAGTTAG GTCCTGGCTACGCTCCACAATTAG TATACCAACAAATGCCCTGTCAGCCACAGCAATTACAACAACAACAGCCACAAAGACCACTTTTTACAGATGAAGACTtaacacaaataaaagaattatttcCAAATATGGAAGAAGAAGTTATCAAATCAGTGTTGGAAGCCAACAGAGGAAATAAAGAAACTACAATCAACGCATTACTTCAGATGAACAGTGATTAA